The following are encoded in a window of Manduca sexta isolate Smith_Timp_Sample1 unplaced genomic scaffold, JHU_Msex_v1.0 HiC_scaffold_2868, whole genome shotgun sequence genomic DNA:
- the LOC119192518 gene encoding methyltransferase-like 26: protein MSKTQDFACGFHENESITNEKLIYPAASRNKESILQVLKRFLITDTENDDEENPLFVEIASGSGQHVAHFAPHFPNFKFQPTEVDSALLGSISYYAKHCPTKNILPPLHLDICNSLSQYGFKEESIDYIYNANMIHITPFECTIRLFENAGQYLKRDAFMITYGPYAKDGRLSPDSNIRFDATLRDIDPSYGVRDINDLTKLGEKNNLSLIDTIEMPSNNKTLIWKKN from the coding sequence TATTACAAATGAGAAGCTTATCTATCCAGCTGCATCAAGAAACAAAGAATCTATACTACAAGTCCTCAAGAGATTCCTAATTACTGACACAGAAAATGATGATGAAGAAAATCCTCTCTTTGTAGAGATAGCATCAGGCTCTGGACAACATGTGGCACATTTTGCACCACATTTTCCAAACTTCAAATTTCAGCCAACGGAAGTAGACAGTGCTCTATTAGGAAGTATCTCATACTATGCCAAACACTGTCccacaaaaaacattttacccCCGCTACACTTGGACATTTGTAATAGTTTATCTCAGTATGGGTTTAAAGAAGAAAGTATAGACTACATTTACAATGCTAATATGATTCACATAACTCCTTTTGAATGCACTATAAGGTTGTTTGAGAATGCAGGCCAATACTTGAAACGTGATGCATTCATGATCACATATGGTCCTTATGCTAAAGATGGAAGATTGTCACCAGACAGTAATATTCGGTTTGATGCTACTCTCAGAGATATTGATCCTTCATATGGTGTACGTGACATAAATGATCTGACTAAATTAGgagagaaaaataatttatcccTTATTGATACTATTGAAATGCCTTCAAATAATAAGAcattaatatggaaaaaaaattaa